The Chelonia mydas isolate rCheMyd1 chromosome 25, rCheMyd1.pri.v2, whole genome shotgun sequence genome includes the window CAGCATGGCTGGATCGGGGAGAGAGTGGAGACTGAAATCCCCCCGTTCCGATTGCGCTCTGCCTTCCTCCGTCACTGCCGTCCCAAGCTGATCTCACAGCCGCTCTCCCGTCAGCTCCCAGCTCTCACCCCCATGGCTGGCACTCGAGGTGAGGGTCTGGCTGCACTGGGAGCGAGGGGGTGACTTTAGGCCAGGGGTACGTGCTTGCATCAGGGCCCGGCCTTGGAGCCAGCCAGCCCAGGGGTGAGTGGCAGGTGAAGGCAGCGCTGGTCAGACTGGCTGATCTGAGGGGAACCCTGGATTTTGTGGCATCACCCCGAGTACGTACGGGGGAGGGCTGGACGGAAACGGGTCAGGGCGCCCCCAAACCGCTCCCCGCCCGCCCTGTCCACGCGGGGCTCTCCCCCGCtgctgcgggagggggctcccacCCGGTCACGCCGGCCTGCCCCGGGCGCAGTGCCCGGCGATGTCCCGCAGCAGCATGTCCTCGCGTGGCGACCAGGGCCGGGCGTAGCTGTCACGCTGCAGCAGGATGCGGTTGAGCGTGTGCTCGTAGTTGACGTGGCGCCGGGCCATGAGCAGGTACTCGCGGCGCTCCAGCAGCGGGGGGCAGTCGCAGGCGTTGGAGACCCACACGTACTCCCGGTGCACCAGGGGGAAGCGGTTGCGGTAGGTGTGCTTCACCTGCACGTCGTAGCGCGTCTCCTGCCCCATCGGCCGCTTGGCCAGGATCCGGGCCCGGAACACTGCGGGCGAGAgccgagggaggggtggggggagagggggcggaagGGGAGCAACAGGCCAGGCGGAAAATCAGCTGCCCTGGGGCgctggggaatgggacatggggccctTCTTCCTCTAGGGGGCGCCATCTTCAATCCACCCCATGGCGGGGCACTGGCTGCCCTGAGGTTTTGTGGAGTGGGACATGGGGCCCTTCTGCCTCTAGGGGGCACCACCTTCAATCCACCCCTCGGGGAGAACTGGCTGCCCTGGGGCgctggggaatgggacatggggccctTCCGCCTCTAGGGGGCCCCATCTTCAATCCACCCCACCAGGGGAACTGGCTGACCTGGGGTgctggggaatgggacatggggccctTCTGCCTCTAGAGGGCGCCATCTTCAATCCACCCCATGGCGGGGAACTGGCTGCCCTGGGGTGttggggaatgggacatggggccctTCCTCCTCTAGGGGGCACCACCTTCAATCCACCCCATGGCGGGGAACTGGCTGccctggaggtgctggggaatgggacatggggccctTCCGCCTCTAGAGGGTGCCAGCTCCAATCCACCCCACAGTGGGGAACTGGCTGCCCTGGGGGTgttggggaatgggacacggggttcccctctagggggcaccagctctgatccagcccaaGTGGGGAGCCCGGGtggccaagttttttttttttaaaaagacaatgtgGAGCCAAGCTCAGTGCCCACCGTGCCCCGGCAATCCCTTCCCGGGTCTCCTGGCCTGTCCCAGTCCCGCGGGGCCCCTGTGCCTGCCCCGGCTCCGGCTCCCTGCCGGGTTCACGCTCAGCCCCCCCacagggggctgggccaggggctctTACCGAAGTCACTCTGGCAGTAGTGGCGGATCCGCTGGGACTTTCCCTTGGGCGTCTGGCACCTGCCGCAGCTCCCTATGGGGCACAAAGCCAGGGCAgtcagtggggggtggaggatcGTTTGGGGGGGGATGCAGGCAACCCCGTTACCCTGCCCGACAGCTGCAAGCCCCAGCGGAAGCCCCCAGGGGCCGAGGGATGCTGTGTTGTGTctaagggtggggctgggagggagggggctgtggtGGAGCATTAGCAGCCctgcggggtgggcggggggTCCCACATCCCAGCAGCCAGGGGAGCCCCATGGACAAACGGGCCTGGGGCCAGGAGGGTGTTTagctccagatccaaacttcccacAGGGCCCTAGGGGCTCAGATCTGGGGCTTTGGTTCTGCCCGTTGGAGCGCTAGGGGCCAGGGCAGAACTGCAGTTCGGATCCCAGTCTGGAACCCCTCTGGCGGGGAACTGGCTGCCCTGGGGTgctggggaatgggacatggggccctTCTGCCTCTAGGGGGCACCACCTTCAATCCACCCCATGGCGGGGAACTGGCTGccctggaggtgctggggaagCTTCTCTAGCCCTGGCCTTCCCCCCTGCCACTCCCATGGTGCTATATCTGCCccccacagcagagctgggatcctGCTGCCAAGGTGGCTTCCCCTGGGCTCTACAATATGCCCCCTTGGGGTAGCATCCTGCCCCAGTCCGCTCCAGCAGGGGCAATCAAGGTGCTGTCTGTCTATCGTCTGGGCCCTGGAGGGAAGACAAATGAGGACAGAGCAGGCACCTGTTTGCGTTGTGTCTGTGGGTCCCCGCCGGGACCTCTCCGTGGTCGTGTCCCTGATGCTGAGGTGCGTGGGGGGCACCAGTGTGGTCCAAGGCCCAGGCTGGGGCACGCTGGGTGGGTCCAGGTTGACCCCTCTGGGCTGAGGCTGTCGCAGGGGGCTGGAGTCACCCTGGAGGTGCCCGTGCCGCTCCCTGGGGAGCCAGAACTCGTACTCGATGCCCGGGTTCGGCTCCTGGAACAGGACCTGCTTGGCCGGGGGAAGATGGAGAGCTGCCTTTGAGCCCACCCATCAGGCTGCATGAGCCCTCCGCGTCCCAGCTCCCACCTGCCCAGGGGCATACAACAGTCCCcccgagagaccctacaataacgaACCAGGGTGTGCAGCCCAGCAGCACTcgggagagaccctacaataacgaACCAGGGTGCGCAGCCCTGCACTCAGGGGAGACCCTACACACATGctgggggaagtgtgtgtgtggtggggggggctgtTCTCCCATGCACCGGGGTCCCCGGGGTGTTACGCTGTCAGGGCACCAGGGAGATCAGCCTGTGAAGGGGAGACAGAGATGGGGCAGCCCCTAAGCCCAGCTcgctctctcccccagccccccttacCATGACGTGCAGATCCTCCTCTGTCGGCCCGGCTGCCTCGAGGGTCTCGTGATTGTCCGCGTCCCGGGCATAGCGCACCGTGGTGCCTGCCACCTCGTACGCGCCCGGCCAGTCGATGGCCCAGTCCCCGTTGATCACGTACTGCTGCTCCCCGTTCATCAGTGCTGCGGAGAGACACAGAGCGGCCcgagtgagagagagggaggactGGGGAGGGGACCTGGGGGGGCACAGTGTGCGGGTCTGCTgggctcgggggcgggggagaggcacCGTGGGATAAAGCTGCAGATGGTGCAATGGCGTTGGCCGGTAGCTGTGCCATTTGGGGGGGAGGATGCACAAAGGGCCCCAACCCAGCATAGCTTGGCTAGGCAGTAAGAtttagtggttacagcagggggagggaagtggggtctagtggttacagcaggggcatggtgggagtcaggactcctgggttcctttcccagcttgggcagggaagtggggtctggtggttagagcgggaTGGGGTTCcagcagtcaggactcctgggttctggcttAAAGGCACCTTCCCCAAGCACAATCAGGGACAATCTCGCTCTCGCCGCTCCGGCTGTGGGACAGAGAGTCACTCCAAGTGGAATCATCGTGTGGTCTGTGGTGGGGGGGCGGAGTCAAGTGAGGCAGGGCGGGGCTAACAAGAGGCCATGGGGTGGGGATGGCTCCTCCTACCTAGGTAGTTGCGGCTCCAGTCGGTGACCTTGATGCGCATCGCCCCTGCCGGGATCCTCGTCACATTCTTGTACCCAAAGAAACCtatgcgtgggggggggggggggagacaggagtcagggcagagctgggcatgtGGGAGGCTGGTTCCTCCCGGCGCTGCAGCAACGTGTGGGCTGAACCCAGCGGCGCCGCCCCAGGGGCAGCGAGAGGCCAGCTCGTCCTGCACGGCTCCCCCAGCTCGTGTCCAGGGCGGGGAAGGAAGCAAAGGCTGCAGCCTGGTTTGGAGCTGGCGGGATGTCAGTTTCACAGGCACATGCAGGCATGGGGGGCGCTggatggctggggggggggcccttaAGTGGGGCAATGGGCCTTGGGATCCCTTCTCCCAGGGGTCACCACGTCCAATCCAGCTCCAAGGTCACCATCACAGCCTCCCTGGGTGCAAGCCCTCAGTAGCAGCCTCTGGAGAGGCCCAGGACTGAAAGGGGCTCAGACGGCCCTCTGCCCCCCGGAGGGCAGGGCTCAGACATGCTTTGGGGGTGTAGAAGGAAGCTTGCCCTGGCGCCGGCCTGTGGGGAAAGACCAGCAGCTTTCTGGGGGCTCAGCCCTTTCCCCACAGGGGCCAGGCCTGTGTCTCCTGGCATCACTAGGGCGTAGCTGCCAGGGCCGTGCCAGCGTGCAGCTGGgcaccctccttccctcccctgccgcTACTCAAGGGGGCCTGGATTATTTGCTAAGCCACTAGCAAGGCTGTTACTGTGCAGGGAGGGGCATGGTGGGCACTGAAGCCTGGCACCACAGCAAATGGGGTTTTGCCTCCTGTTCCCAGAGCTGATCCCCATCTCTGcagcaccccccattccccccacgCCAGCTCATTCACTCTATCAACTGCAAGGCTTGTGCATTGCTGTCGAGCAATGGGGTCGCTcaattcctcctggccagtgggTTTGTCCCGTTTGGTGTCAGGAAGAGGATATGGTGCccggagcagggaggggatgggctgGTGCAGTGCCAGCTCCGAAGGGTGGCGGGCGGGGGGCAGAGCGTGCAgcggaggagacagagagggagCATTGAAGCCAAGAGCCAAAGCATTCACCCCTGGAGAATCAATCACCGGAGGAGGGGAGCGCAGCCCGGAACACCCTCTGCACGAAGAGGCACGAGTCGTTCCTGCCATCGCACAGGCCGCAGGCGTCGCTCCGAGAGCCGGACCCCAGGATCCCGTCGCAGCCCGCTgtctggtgggaggggaaagcgGGCGTCAAGA containing:
- the ADAMTSL5 gene encoding ADAMTS-like protein 5 — encoded protein: MAKHPPDARISGRRGAGTESQGCQEGLTSSQQTMGSQSVWHSSLGTVLLLTWLSVGWGIGSTQGTASRTLAFGLEPQPRQRRQSGHGEWTPWGAWSACSSTCGDGASFRTRKCIRFPEEELCAGEPRQYRVCKLHECPGSSVPFRAVQCSLYDGKPILGSQARYQWVPFHGAPNLCDLNCLAVGHNFYYTFGRVLDGTRCSPDSPDLCISGQCLTAGCDGILGSGSRSDACGLCDGRNDSCLFVQRVFRAALPSSGFFGYKNVTRIPAGAMRIKVTDWSRNYLALMNGEQQYVINGDWAIDWPGAYEVAGTTVRYARDADNHETLEAAGPTEEDLHVMVLFQEPNPGIEYEFWLPRERHGHLQGDSSPLRQPQPRGVNLDPPSVPQPGPWTTLVPPTHLSIRDTTTERSRRGPTDTTQTGSCGRCQTPKGKSQRIRHYCQSDFVFRARILAKRPMGQETRYDVQVKHTYRNRFPLVHREYVWVSNACDCPPLLERREYLLMARRHVNYEHTLNRILLQRDSYARPWSPREDMLLRDIAGHCARGRPA